The genomic segment GCATCGAGATGGGAGCGCCGGAACGAACGGACACCAGCAGCGGGTTCTCGGGATCGCCGAGCCGCTGTCCCATCACTTCCTCCAGGCGGCGCAGCGCCTCGTCAATCTGCGCGTCGAGCTCCGCGGGACGCTTGCGGCCGGCGGCATAGTACGCGGCGCACATCTTCGTAGAAATAGTGAAACCCGGCGGAACCCGAATGCCGAGCTTCACCATTTGAGCAAGATTGGCCCCTTTGCTGCCGAGCAGCGACTTCATAGTTTCGTCGCCGTCAGCATGACCTGCACCGAAGAAGTAGACGTGCTTCTCCATTTGGTACTGCCCCCTCATCTGCTCTATATGGACTCGCTACGCCACGACCGCGCTGAAGTCCGCCACCCGGGCGAACAGCTGCACCGTTCTCCGCAGCAGCGCCAAACGGTTGCGACGCAGCGTTTCCTCCGGAGCCATGACCATAACCTCGTCGAACAGCCTGTCAACGTACGGGCGCAGGCCGGCCAGCCCGGCCAGCGCCTCCTGCCAGCGCCGCGCCTTCGTCAGTTCCTCCACATGCGCCTCGAGCCGCTGCACTTGGGCATACAGCTCCCGCTCCGCGTCCGCCTGGAACAACGCCGGGTCGACGATGGCCGAGTGGCCTTTCGCCGCCAAGTTGACGGCGCGCCCATAGGCCGTCACCAGCGCCTCGAAACCGGGATCGCGGCTGAAGGCCACCAGCGCCTCGGCCCGTTCGAACACCCCCGCCACATCGTCGATGCCGGCACGGACCACCGCTTCCACGAAATCGTACCGCACGCCCTGCTCCAAGAGCAGCCCGCGAATCCGCTGCCGGAAAAAGTCCACGACCTTTTGGATGAGCTCTTCGTCGCCGTCGAACCGTCCGCCGTACGCCGCCGCGGCGGCCGACAACGCTCGCGTGAGATTGAGCGCCAGCGGAAACCCGCTGACGATGCGCACGACGCCCAGCGCCTGGCGCCGCAGCGCGTACGGGTCTTGCGAACCCGTCGGGATCAAATCGACGCCGAAGCAGCCGACGATGGTGTCCAGCTTGTCCGCGACGCTCAGCAACGCACCGGCCAGCGTCCGCGGCAACTCGTCGCCGGCGAAGCGCGGCAGGTAATGCTCGTACACCGCGTCGGCCACGGCTTCGCCTTCGCCCGACAGCAGGGCGTACTCGCGGCCCATGACGCCTTGCAGCTCGGGGAACTCATACACCATTAGCGTCACCAAGTCGGCCTTGCACAAATACGCGGCCCGATCCAGAACCTGCCGGACCTCGTCGTCGGCGCCCACCATGTCCGCCAGCGCGGCCGCCAGCTCGCGCACCCGCTCCACTTTCTCGTACACGCTGCCCAGCTGCTCTTGGAACACGACGCCTTTCAGCCGCGGCACGTAGTCAGCCAACGGCTTGCGCCGGTCTTCGTCGTAGAAGAAGCGCGCGTCGGCCAGCCGTGCCGCCAGCACCTTCTCGTTGCCGCGGCGGATGACGTCCATATCCTCCCGCGGCCCGTTGCTCACGGCCACAAACAGCGGCAGCAGCCGCCCCGCCTCGTCCACGATCGGGAAGTACCGCTGGTGTTCGCGCATGGGCGTCACCAGCACGGCCCGCGGCAACTGCAGGTACGCCTCGTCGAACGAGCCGACCACGGCGGTGGGCCACTCCACGAGATTGGCCACCTCGTTAACCAGCGCTTCGTCTTCCAGCGCCCGGCCGCCGCAAGCCGCCGCGGCGCGCCGCACTTCCTCCAGCACGGCCCGCTTGCGTTCGGTGCCGTCCACCAGCACGTACGCCTTCCGGAGCCGCTCCACGTAGTCGGCGGGCCCCGCAAGCTCGATCGGTTCGGGTGCCAGGAAGCGATGCCCGCGGGTGGTGTTGCCGGCCGTCACGCCGTCGACCGACACCGGCAGCACGCGGCCGTTGAGCAGCGCCACCAGCCAGCGGATCGGCCGCGCAAAGCGCAGGGACCCGTCGCCCCAGCGCATGGACTTCGAGAAAGTTATCCCTGTCACAAACTCAGGCAACCAACGCGTCAAGACTTCGTCCGTCGGCAGCCCCGCCTCGCGCGAGACGGCGAACACGTAAGCGCCCTGCTCCGTCTCGCGCACCTGTAAATCTTCCACCGCTACGCCTTGGGAACGGGCGAAGCCCAGGGCCGCCTTGGTCGGCGCGCCCGTCTCGTCGAACGCGACTTTGGCGGACGGTCCTCTCGTCTCCCGGATGAGATCGTCCTGCTTGTCCGCCAGCCCGAACACCAGCAGCGCCAGCCGCCGGGGCGTGCCCATCGTCTCCATACGCTCGTACGTCAAGCGCAGCTCAGCCAGCTGCCGTTCGGCCGTCTCCCGCATTTGCTCCACGGCCGCGTCCACGAATCGGGCCGGGAGCTCCTCTGTGCCGATTTCGACCAGCAGGTCCATGCTCACGACCGCGCCACCTCCCGGCGCAGCAGCGGAAAGCCCAGCCGCTCCCGCTGCGCGACGTAAGCCGTCGCGCACTCGCGGGCCAGCTTGCGCACGCGCCCGATATACTTGGTCCGCTCCGTCACGCTCAAGGCGCCGCGCGCGTCGAGGAGATTGAACACGTGCGAGCACTTCAAAACGTAGTCGTACGCGGGCAGCACCGCGTCCAGAGCCACTAGGCGCGCCGCCTCCGCTTCGAAGCGATCAAACAGCGAAAAGAGCAGGTCCGTGTCCGCCAGCTCGAAGTTGTAGCGCGACTGCTCCACTTCGTTCTGGTGGAACACGTCGCCGTAGGTGACGCCGTCGACCCAGACCAGATCAAACACGTTGTCGACGCCTTGCAGGTACATCGCCAGCCGTTCCAGGCCGTACGTCAGCTCCACCGACACCGGCTTCAGGTCCAAGCCGCCGCACTGCTGGAAATACGTGAACTGGGTAATCTCCATGCCGTCAAGCCATACTTCCCAGCCCAGTCCCCACGCGCCCAGCGTCGGCGACTCCCAGTCGTCCTCAACGAAGCGGATGTCGTGTTTCGACGGGTCGATGCCGATGGCCGGCAGGCTGTTCAGGTAAAGCTCTTGCGCGTTGTCCGGCGACGGTTTGAGAATCACTTGGTATTGGTAGTAATGCTGCAGCCGGTTGGGGTTTTCCCCGTAGCGGCCGTCCGTCGGCCGCCGCGACGGCTGCACGTACGCCGCCCGCCAAGGCTCGGGCCCCAGGACCCGCAAGAACGTGGCCGGGTGCATCGTGCCGGCGCCTACCTCGATGTCGTACGGCTGCAAAATGATGCAGCCTTGATCCGCCCAGTAGCGCTCCAGGGCGAAAATCATGTCTTGAAAGTTCACGGTGCAACCCCCTGCGACTCCGCCGCATCCAAGGAACGCAAGAAGTCCAGCGAGTGCAGCCACCCGCCCGCTCTCATTAGACAGAACTTCGGCAGAACATCGCCCATCGCCTGCATGCTCTTGACAGAAGGACGCAATATTTCCAGCCTGTCCGGCTCGGATCGCAGCAGAAACCGCATGATTTCGACGGTCTCGCCGTCGAGCCGCGCCGCGCTTGGATCCGCCGTGCGGCAGCGCTCGCAGATCAAGCCGCCCAGCTCGGTGCCGAACCAAAAGGCTTCCTGTGCCCCGCAGCGGACGCAGCCGGACAAGTGCGGGCGAAAGCCCAGCTCTTGCAGGAGCTGCAGCTCGAAGTACCGCGCGGTCAGCGCGGGCTGCCGTCCTTCCGCCAGCTGGCGCAACACGGCCACGAGGACGGAAAAAAGCCGCGGGTGCGGATCATTGAGCTCGGTCAGCCGGTCGACGAGCTCCGCCACGTAGCTGGCGTAGGCCATGCGCAACAGATCCTCACGCAGCGGCAAAAAGGAGTGCACGATCTCCCCTTGGCTGAGGGTATCCAGAGACTGGCGCTCGAACAGCAAGTACCTGCCGTGGGTAAACAGCTGCGTTGGGCCCAGCAGCCGGCTGCGGGGGCGCCTGGCGCCTTTGGCCGCCGCTTCTACTTTACCCCGTTCCGCGGTAAATAACGTAACGATTTTATCGGCTTCGCCGAGATTTCGCGTGCGAAGCACGACACCTTCCGCCTTGTACAGCGACACGGGCGCAGCCTCCTCCGCCGGGCGTCACCGCCGGAACAAATACGCCAGGAGCGTGAGAATGGCGCTCAGCAAAAGCGACGTCGCGATGGGAAAGTAAAACGTCCAATTCCCGCGACGGATAACGATGTCGCCCGGCAGGCGCGGCAGGCCGAAACGTTCCACGACCACCAGCGCCAGCCCCGCCAGCATCAGCAACGCGCCCGCCGCGATCAACGTTCGCCCAATGCCGGACAAAGCTCACGCCTCCTCGAACAACCCCCGCTGGTTGATGCGCCCGGCGGCTTCCGGCCGCTCGCCCGCGTCGCCCTGGCGCGGCAAGGGCCGGTTCAAGTGCCGGTACGCCAACGCCGTCGCCTTCCGCCCCCGGGGCGTGCGCTCCAGATACCCGATCTGCATCAGGTACGGCTCGTACACGTCCTCGATGGTTTCCACTTCTTCCCCCGCCGCCGCGGCCAGCGTCTCGACGCCGACGGGCCCGCCGTCAAACTTGTCGATGATGGTGCTCAGCAGGGCGCGGTCGACCCGGTCGAGGCCCAGCTCGTCCACGTCCAGCAGCGACAGCGCCTCCCGCGCCACCGGCCCGGTGACGCGCCCGTCGGCCCGCACCTGCGCGTAGTCCCGTACCCGCTTCAGCAGCCGGTTGGCGATGCGCGGCGTGCCGCGCGCCCGCCGGGCAATCTCCCGAGCGCCCTCCTCGTCGATGTCGACGCCCAGCACCTCGGCCGAGCGCTTGACGATGAGCGTCAGCTCGTCCTGGCTGTAGTATTCCAGCCGGAACAGCACGCCGAAGCGGTCGCGCAAGGGCGACGTCAACAGTCCGGCCCGGGTCGTGGCGCCGATGAGCGTAAACGGCGGCAGCTCCAGCCGCAACGTGCGCGCACTGGGGCCCCGGCCAATGACGATGTCGACGGCGAAGTCCTCCATGGCCGGGTACAGCACTTCCTCCACGGCCCGGTTGAGGCGGTGGATTTCGTCGATAAACAAGACGTCCCGCGGCTCCAGGTTGGTCAGGATGGCCACCAGGTCCCCCTGCCGCTCGATGGCGGGACCCGAGGTCACGCGCAAGTTGACGCCCAGCTCATTGGCGATCACATACGCCAGGGTCGTCTTGCCGAGCCCCGGCGGACCGCTCAGCAGCACGTGGTCCAGCGCCTCCGAACGCGCGAGCGCAGCTTCGATGAAGACCGCCAAGCTCTTCTTAATGGGCTCCTGGCCGATATACGCGGACAGCCGCCGCGGCCGCAGGCTGGGCTCGAGTTCTACATCTTCCGGCCTGATGCGTGCGCTGACGATCCGATCCTCGTCTCTGCTCACCGTGTCGACCTCCCCAGCGAGCCCACGCGCTGCTCTTTCCCAGCCTTACGGCAGCGTGGCCAGCTGGCGCAAAGCCAGCCGCACCAGCTGGGCCGCGTCCTCCGCGCCCGGCGCCGCCTGGCGCGCCGCGCGCACAGCCCTGGCCGCGTCCGCCTGGGCGTATCCCAGCGCCATCAGCGCCGCCACCGCATCTTCCTCGGCCGCCGACCCAGCCGCGGCTTCCGCCGGCGCGCCGAGAGCCGCATCGGCCTGCAGCTTGCCCTTCAGCTCCAGGATGAGGCGCTGGGCCGTCTTGCGCCCTACGCCGGGAATGCGCGTCAGCGTGGCCTCGTCGCCCTCCACCACCGCGCGCCGGAATTCCTCCGGACGCAAGGTCGACAGCGCCGTAAGCGCCAGCTTGGGTCCCAGGCCCGACACGCTCACGATCTGCTCGAACAAGCGCAGTTCCTCTTCCCGGGCGAAGCCGTACAGGGCGAGGGTGTCTTCCCGCACGTACGTGTGCACGTGCAGCGTCGTTTCTTGCCCCGGGGACAGCTCGGCGGCCGTCGCCGCGGGCACCGCCACGCGAAAGCCGACGCCGCCGACGTCGATGACCGTCCAATCCGGTCCGCACCTTACGACCCGGCCCCGCAGCAGGCTAATCAAGCTCGCACGCCCCCCAACGCCGCTTGGTCTGCATCGTCTGGGCGCACGTCAGCGCCACCGCCAGCGCGTCGGTGACGTCGTCGGGCCGCGGCACCTCGTCCAGCGCCAGCAGCGCTTTGACCATGTAGCCCACCTGTTCTTTGGCGGCACGCCCTTGTCCCGTGACGGCCAGCTTGACTTCCAGTGGAGTGAACTCGCGCACTTCCAGGCCTGCTTCCGCGGCGGCCAGCAAAATGACGCCGCGCGCTTGCCCTACCGCCATGGCGCTGCGGGCGTTCTTATTGAAGAACAGTTCTTCGATGGCCAAAACGTCCGGCGACAGCTCGCGGATGATGCCGCTCACGGCTTCGTATAGCATGCGCAGCCGCACGGCCTCGGGCACTCCGGCGGGCGTGCGCAAGCCGCCGAAGCGGACGGCCGTCGGCCGCGGCAAGCCGTCGACGACGCCGTAGCCCGTAATCGACAGGCCCGGATCGATGCCGAGAATTCGCAAACCGGAACGTCCTCCCAGCCGACTCTTTGTTCGGCTTTCGCTGTCGGTTCCGGTCTTTCCTTCTCGGACGCCGCGGCGCGGCTACGGCGCCGTCAGGCCCTCAAGAATTTGAAACAGCTCGTCGTCGCCCGAGAAAGCGATGCCTCGCTCGACATCGAGGCGCTGAAAGGTCGACAGCTGTTCCACGGGAATCCCCGTGGTCTCCACCAGGCGGCTGCATCCACCGGGGTTCCCGGCGTAAATCGCCACTTCGCCGGCGTACACGCCGACGAACCTGTCCGCCAAGTCAGCTTCCGAACAAACCGGCTCGGCCGGCAGCGTCTCCGCGATGGGCGCCGCCGGTTCCGGCCCCGGCGGCGCCGGAACCAGCGCGCCCAGAGCGGCGACGAAACCGGCGGCGAACGCTCCCGCCGCCGCCAGCCAAGCGAGCCAGCGCCAGCGCTGCGGCACGGCGCATCCCTCCACGCACGGGCACGAAGGCATATTTTTCCGTAGCGTGCCCCATGCGCGGGGATTTCAACCGTCCGCTACGACTCCAGCGCCTGCAGCACGTCTTCGGGCACGTCGAAGTTAGCCGACACGGACTGGACGTCGTCGTGGTCTTCCAGCGCGTCCAGCAGCTTGAACAGCTGCTCCGCCGTATGGCCCGACACCGGGACAGTAGTGGAAGGAATGCGGCGCGGCTCCGCCGCCGTGGCGACGTACCCGGCCGCCTCCAGCTTCTCCCTCACGGCGTGGAGCTCCGCCGGGTCGGTGTACACCTCGATGTAGTCGTCCTCGATCTGGACGTCCTCGGCCCCGGCCTCCAGCGCCTCCATCAAGAACGCGTCTTCGTCCGCGACCGCCGCGCGGTCGAACGTGATGACGCCTCGCCGCGTAAACATCCAGGACACGCAGCCCGTCTCGCCCAGGCTGCCGCCGTAGCGCGAGAAAAGATGCCGAATCTCGCTGGCGGTGCGGTTGCGGTTGTCCGTCATAATCTCGAGCAAAATGGCGACGCCTCCGGGGCCGTAACCTTCATAGATCAGCTGCTCGTAGGCGGCGCCTTCCAGCTCGCCCGTACCGCGCTTGATGGCCCGCTCGATGTTTTCCATCGGCATGTTGGCGGCTCGCGCCTGTTCAATGGCGAAGCGGAGGCGCGGATTCTTGCCAGGGTCCGGTCCTCCTTCGCGGGCTGCCAGCGTGATCTGCCGCGACAGTTTCGTGAACAGCTTGCCGCGCCGTGCGTCTTCCTTCTGCTTCTTGTGCTTGATGTTGGCCCATTTGGAGTGACCGGCCACTAGCGTCTCACCTCGCACTAGCCTGTTTCCAGCACATGATCGTAACAAACGGATCCGCCCCGTGCCAAGTCGAGAAGATGGACGGCCGCCTGGTGGACAAGCGCGGCAACCACCATGAGGATTTTCTCGCCTTGCTGGAAGGTGCCGTCGAGGTCGATGGCGGATACCTCCTCGTTGAGGACAGCACCTCGACGCATAACGGGGACCCGCCCGGCTCAACGTAATTTGGTCGCACGAGGAGGCACACTCCGTTGACGACGGAACGAACATCGAACACTGCTTCACATCCGACCGCCGGCGCCGCCGACCAGCTGCGCTGGGCGCAGCCCGACGCGGCTGCGGTGCTGGCGGCGCTGGGGTCCGACGCCCAAACGGGTCTTTCGTCCAGCGAGGCGGCGGCGCGCCTGGCTCGCTACGGGCCCAACAAGCTGCCCTCGGCGCCCCGCCGCAGCTTCGTCCAGATGTTGTGGGAACAGCTGACGGAGCCGCTGGTTTTGGTGCTGCTGGGGGCGGCGGTGCTGTCGGCCGTTCTGAGGGAATGGGTGGACGTTTTCGTCATCCTCGCCATCGCCTTGCTCAACGCCGTCTTGGGAGCGACGCAAGAACAGCGCGCCGAGGCTTCGCTGGAAGCGCTCAAACGCATCAGCGCGCCCACGGCCCGGGTCGTGCGGGACGGGCATGTACGCCAAATTCCCGCGGAAGAACTGGTCCCGGGCGATATCATTCTTCTGGAGGCCGGCGACAGCGTGCCAGCCGACGCGCGGCTCCTGGAGACCGCCGCGCTGAAAGTGGACGAATCGACGCTCACGGGTGAGTCGGAGCCTGTGGAAAAGCGGGCCGCGCCCATCGACGCCGCCCAAGTGCACGGCCTCGGGGACCTGGCCAATCTCGTCTTCAGCGGCACAACGGTGACCTACGGCCGCGGCGTCGGCGTCGTGTACGCGACGGGCATCAACACGGCCCTAGGCAAGATCGCCGGCATTCTGGCGGAAGAGCCCGCCGAAGAGACGCCGCTCCAGCGCCGCATGGCGGAAGTGGGCCGAACGCTGGGCCTGGTCGCCGGCGGGCTGGTCGTGTTGGTCTTTGTCATCGGGCTGGTGCAAGGACAAAGTTTCATTGATATGCTGCTGACTTCGGTGAGCCTGGCCGTGGCGGCCATCCCCGAAGGCTTGCCGGCTATCGTCACCATCGTGCTGGCCTTGGGCGTGCAGCGCATGGCCCAGCGCCGCGCCATCGTGCGCCGGCTGCCGGCGGTGGAGACGCTGGGCGCCGCGACCGTCATTGCATCGGACAAGACCGGCACGCTGACGCTCAACCGCATGACGGTCACCCACCTGGTGACGCTGGCCAGCGAGGTGCGTCTTGACGTCGAAGGGGACACGGCGGCCCCGTCCGCGGGCGAAGCGGCGGACGCCGGCGACTCCGGCTCGGCGCGGCCCTCTGCTCCCCCGCTGGCGCCCGACGTCGCCTGGCTGGTGGCCGGCGGCGCGCTGGCCAACGATGCGCGGCTTGAAGAGGACGCGGGCGAACTGAAGCTCGTGGGCGACCCGACGGAAACCGCGCTGCTCGTTGCCGCGCGCCGAATGGGCGTCGATCTGTCGGCCCTGGAGAAGGCGGCGCCGCGAGTGGCCGAGCTTCCGTTTGACTCGGACCGCAAGCGGATGACGACGTTCCATCGCATGACGGAAGAAGCCGAGCGCTTCGTGCCCGGCGCCCGGGCCTTGGGCCCCGTGCTGGCGTTCACGAAGGGGGCGCCGGACGTCGTCCTCGAGCGGTGCCGCTCGGTGCTGGACGGAAACGGCGTGCGGCCGCTGACCGACGCAGATCGGCAGCGCATCCTCGCCGACAACGCCCGCCTGGCCGAGCTCGCGTTGCGAGTGCTGGCGGTCGCGTGCCGGCCCTGGTCGTCGGTTCCTGAACGGCCCGATGCGGAAGAAGCCGAGCAGGACCTGATTTTCATCGGAATCGTCGGCATGTTCGATCCGCCGCGGCCGGAGGTCGCGCAAAGCATCCAGGAAGCGAAACAGGCCGGCATCCGCACGCTCATGGTGACGGGCGACCACGCGGCCACGGCTGCGGCCATCGCCAAGCGCCTGGGTCTGATCGGCGAAGGCGAAGAGGCGCGGGTCATCTCGGGGCGCGAGCTGGACGCGATGGACGACCAGGCGCTCCAGGAGGCGGTCAAGGTCGTCAGTGTGTTCGCCCGGGTCAGCCCGGAGCACAAGCTGCGCATCGTGCGCGCTCTAAAGGCCAACGGGGCCGTGGTAGCCGTCACGGGTGACGGCGTCAACGACGCGCCGGCGCTGAAAGGGGCGGACATCGGCTGCGCCATGGGCATCAGCGGCACGGACGTTTCCCGCGCCGCCGCGGACATGGTGCTGGCCGACGACAACTACGCCACGATTGTCGCGGCCGTCCGGGAAGGCCGCGTCATCTACGCCAATATCCGCAAGG from the Bacillota bacterium genome contains:
- a CDS encoding glycine--tRNA ligase subunit beta, giving the protein MSMDLLVEIGTEELPARFVDAAVEQMRETAERQLAELRLTYERMETMGTPRRLALLVFGLADKQDDLIRETRGPSAKVAFDETGAPTKAALGFARSQGVAVEDLQVRETEQGAYVFAVSREAGLPTDEVLTRWLPEFVTGITFSKSMRWGDGSLRFARPIRWLVALLNGRVLPVSVDGVTAGNTTRGHRFLAPEPIELAGPADYVERLRKAYVLVDGTERKRAVLEEVRRAAAACGGRALEDEALVNEVANLVEWPTAVVGSFDEAYLQLPRAVLVTPMREHQRYFPIVDEAGRLLPLFVAVSNGPREDMDVIRRGNEKVLAARLADARFFYDEDRRKPLADYVPRLKGVVFQEQLGSVYEKVERVRELAAALADMVGADDEVRQVLDRAAYLCKADLVTLMVYEFPELQGVMGREYALLSGEGEAVADAVYEHYLPRFAGDELPRTLAGALLSVADKLDTIVGCFGVDLIPTGSQDPYALRRQALGVVRIVSGFPLALNLTRALSAAAAAYGGRFDGDEELIQKVVDFFRQRIRGLLLEQGVRYDFVEAVVRAGIDDVAGVFERAEALVAFSRDPGFEALVTAYGRAVNLAAKGHSAIVDPALFQADAERELYAQVQRLEAHVEELTKARRWQEALAGLAGLRPYVDRLFDEVMVMAPEETLRRNRLALLRRTVQLFARVADFSAVVA
- the glyQ gene encoding glycine--tRNA ligase subunit alpha; the protein is MNFQDMIFALERYWADQGCIILQPYDIEVGAGTMHPATFLRVLGPEPWRAAYVQPSRRPTDGRYGENPNRLQHYYQYQVILKPSPDNAQELYLNSLPAIGIDPSKHDIRFVEDDWESPTLGAWGLGWEVWLDGMEITQFTYFQQCGGLDLKPVSVELTYGLERLAMYLQGVDNVFDLVWVDGVTYGDVFHQNEVEQSRYNFELADTDLLFSLFDRFEAEAARLVALDAVLPAYDYVLKCSHVFNLLDARGALSVTERTKYIGRVRKLARECATAYVAQRERLGFPLLRREVARS
- the recO gene encoding DNA repair protein RecO — protein: MSLYKAEGVVLRTRNLGEADKIVTLFTAERGKVEAAAKGARRPRSRLLGPTQLFTHGRYLLFERQSLDTLSQGEIVHSFLPLREDLLRMAYASYVAELVDRLTELNDPHPRLFSVLVAVLRQLAEGRQPALTARYFELQLLQELGFRPHLSGCVRCGAQEAFWFGTELGGLICERCRTADPSAARLDGETVEIMRFLLRSEPDRLEILRPSVKSMQAMGDVLPKFCLMRAGGWLHSLDFLRSLDAAESQGVAP
- a CDS encoding DUF2905 domain-containing protein; this translates as MGRTLIAAGALLMLAGLALVVVERFGLPRLPGDIVIRRGNWTFYFPIATSLLLSAILTLLAYLFRR
- a CDS encoding Holliday junction branch migration DNA helicase RuvB, with protein sequence MSRDEDRIVSARIRPEDVELEPSLRPRRLSAYIGQEPIKKSLAVFIEAALARSEALDHVLLSGPPGLGKTTLAYVIANELGVNLRVTSGPAIERQGDLVAILTNLEPRDVLFIDEIHRLNRAVEEVLYPAMEDFAVDIVIGRGPSARTLRLELPPFTLIGATTRAGLLTSPLRDRFGVLFRLEYYSQDELTLIVKRSAEVLGVDIDEEGAREIARRARGTPRIANRLLKRVRDYAQVRADGRVTGPVAREALSLLDVDELGLDRVDRALLSTIIDKFDGGPVGVETLAAAAGEEVETIEDVYEPYLMQIGYLERTPRGRKATALAYRHLNRPLPRQGDAGERPEAAGRINQRGLFEEA
- a CDS encoding Holliday junction branch migration protein RuvA, which gives rise to MISLLRGRVVRCGPDWTVIDVGGVGFRVAVPAATAAELSPGQETTLHVHTYVREDTLALYGFAREEELRLFEQIVSVSGLGPKLALTALSTLRPEEFRRAVVEGDEATLTRIPGVGRKTAQRLILELKGKLQADAALGAPAEAAAGSAAEEDAVAALMALGYAQADAARAVRAARQAAPGAEDAAQLVRLALRQLATLP
- a CDS encoding crossover junction endodeoxyribonuclease RuvC, yielding MRILGIDPGLSITGYGVVDGLPRPTAVRFGGLRTPAGVPEAVRLRMLYEAVSGIIRELSPDVLAIEELFFNKNARSAMAVGQARGVILLAAAEAGLEVREFTPLEVKLAVTGQGRAAKEQVGYMVKALLALDEVPRPDDVTDALAVALTCAQTMQTKRRWGACELD
- a CDS encoding YebC/PmpR family DNA-binding transcriptional regulator, which gives rise to MAGHSKWANIKHKKQKEDARRGKLFTKLSRQITLAAREGGPDPGKNPRLRFAIEQARAANMPMENIERAIKRGTGELEGAAYEQLIYEGYGPGGVAILLEIMTDNRNRTASEIRHLFSRYGGSLGETGCVSWMFTRRGVITFDRAAVADEDAFLMEALEAGAEDVQIEDDYIEVYTDPAELHAVREKLEAAGYVATAAEPRRIPSTTVPVSGHTAEQLFKLLDALEDHDDVQSVSANFDVPEDVLQALES
- a CDS encoding calcium-translocating P-type ATPase, SERCA-type, whose translation is MTTERTSNTASHPTAGAADQLRWAQPDAAAVLAALGSDAQTGLSSSEAAARLARYGPNKLPSAPRRSFVQMLWEQLTEPLVLVLLGAAVLSAVLREWVDVFVILAIALLNAVLGATQEQRAEASLEALKRISAPTARVVRDGHVRQIPAEELVPGDIILLEAGDSVPADARLLETAALKVDESTLTGESEPVEKRAAPIDAAQVHGLGDLANLVFSGTTVTYGRGVGVVYATGINTALGKIAGILAEEPAEETPLQRRMAEVGRTLGLVAGGLVVLVFVIGLVQGQSFIDMLLTSVSLAVAAIPEGLPAIVTIVLALGVQRMAQRRAIVRRLPAVETLGAATVIASDKTGTLTLNRMTVTHLVTLASEVRLDVEGDTAAPSAGEAADAGDSGSARPSAPPLAPDVAWLVAGGALANDARLEEDAGELKLVGDPTETALLVAARRMGVDLSALEKAAPRVAELPFDSDRKRMTTFHRMTEEAERFVPGARALGPVLAFTKGAPDVVLERCRSVLDGNGVRPLTDADRQRILADNARLAELALRVLAVACRPWSSVPERPDAEEAEQDLIFIGIVGMFDPPRPEVAQSIQEAKQAGIRTLMVTGDHAATAAAIAKRLGLIGEGEEARVISGRELDAMDDQALQEAVKVVSVFARVSPEHKLRIVRALKANGAVVAVTGDGVNDAPALKGADIGCAMGISGTDVSRAAADMVLADDNYATIVAAVREGRVIYANIRKAIHYLLSCNIGEIVAIFLGIALGLGSPLTPIQLLWVNLVTDGLPALALGVEPAEPSVMRRRPRHPKESVFSGGLGVHIAWQGILLGLLTLGAYWWGLNHGTPAQARTLAFATLVFTQLAHSFNVRSTDASLFTIGWFTNRPLLLAVAVSAVLQLAVMTVPFLEPVFDVTPLDAQHWRVLLPAVAAPWVGVELVKALRRRSSAA